The region AGCGATGGTGGCAATGAACGCTACAAAGCCGTTCCGCGGTTTAGTGGCTTGGTCCATGTTTCTCCTCCCAGGCTGGTATGGACAATGATACCTTTGGGCCGAGAGGCGGCCGACCGACTGCGGGATCGAGAAGAATGAGCACCGCCGCATTGGTCCATCCGAAACCGATTTGATTTTTGCTATAGCCAAACCGTATGCCCCGTGCGACAGCGGACTCCCTTGCAACAAGGTCGTATTTTTCGAAAATTGTGCCGTGTTCGCCAAACTCCTTGACCACAACGTCGACAAAGGCACGGGCTACCTGATTGGCATCCTTGTCGTAGCCATATCGGCGTAGACCGAGCACGGCCATTTGCTCCAAGTTGCCCCATCCAAACGGAGCATCCCACTGATTGCCTGTTCGCTTGGCGCTCGTCATCAAACCGCCGGGTGCGCCGAACACACTCAAATTATCCACCAGACGCTTAGCCTGGCTGGCCGTGGCGATGCCAGCCCACATCGGCCAGTATGTAACGACAAACGGATAGTCGCGTCGCTTGCGGGTCACGAAGTTGTAATCGAGGAAAAGCCCAGCTTTTTCGTCCCACATGGTGCGTTGGATGGCTGCCTTTCGCTTTTCGCTGCGGCGAGTCCAGGTGCGTGCGGTTCGCGTATCTCCAAAATGCGCATAAACCCACGCAATGTCCTGCTCCATCACGTAGAGCAACGTGTTCAGGCACACTGGATTGTGATCGATCACCCCAAGATTGAAAGGGCCGAACCGTTCCGAGGGATCAAAGCCAGATTCACGCATCGATCGATCCGCCGTGAAAAACTCCATCGTCAACTCATCGTCTTTTTCACGGTAAAAACGTCCGGCCCGATATTCCTTGCCGTCTCCGGCGCGGAAAGCCGCTTTGACGCGGTCGTAATGTGAGAGGCCGTGTTCATCGACCTCGTCTGCCAATACCTCTGGCGCAGGTCCCGAACCTCCCGCATAATAACGCGATAGGCCTGTGGAGGGCGTATACTTTGGCGGCGCCATCCACAAAGCATAGTAGCGTTCCAGGAGTGGTAGAGCGCGCTTCAGCCACCCCTCGTCGGGCACTCGTTCGAACACTTCCAGCACCATGCGCGACAAAAATGGCGGCTGCGAGCGCTCAAGAAAATACGTGCGATTGGCGTTGAGAACCTTGCCGTAATATTGAACCTGGTAGAGAGCATTGTCGGTCATGGCTTTCGCGAGTGCCACCTGGCTTGGCGTGCCGCTCTTCAGCAAACCAGTCAGCGTGAAATAGCTATCCCAGCCATACATCTCATTAAAACGCCCCCCCGGAACCACATATGGATAGGGAAGGTAGAGTAGGCCTTGTGTTGTTATGTCTGAATACTTCTCAGGTAGGATGTCGATGTATACGTCACTGGCGTGGTGGCGTTTGAGCAACAGCTCGAGTTTGGGCTTCAGATGCGCCACATCGTCTTTCCTTGGAATGTAGATGGGCCAGCGTGTCTGATGATGGAATTTCGGATCTCGCGCGGCTTTCGGGAGGTCATTTAGATCCCGGCTCAAGGCGCCCCATGCACTATCGATATAATGAAGTACTCGCTCAAGACGGCGTGTGGGTCTGCTCGATGGAGCCGCGGCGGAGGTTTGAGGATGGCTCGCCTGAACTGTACTTGAAGGGGCAACGCCGTTGGCGCAACTCAAAACCAGGACGAGAGCAACCAACCCTGCCGCGTGAGCGGATCTAAACTGACAAAAGTTCATCTTGGCGTTCCGAAATAGCTCGGAACCCTAAATCAAGGCGTTCCCATGATGCAAGCCATTGCGGCGCTTCAGCGTGTTTTGTCTTAGCTTTCCTTTCTGGTGGTTGCTAGCCAAAAAAGTTCAGATAGCCTGTGATAATCAGTGAGTTAATAAAGTCGATTAAAAAAGCTCCGACCAAGGGAATGATCAAAAAAGCGCGGGGGGCGGCGCCATACTTTTCAACCAGAGTTTTCATATTGGCCACCGCGGCGGGCGTAGCACCCAGCCCAAAGCCACAATGGCCTGCCGACATCACGGCCGCGTCGTAATCCTGTCCCATGACACGATAGGTCACAAAATATGCGAATGCTGCCATCATGATCACTTGAAGTGCCAGGATCACAATCATAGAGCCGGCGGTATTGGCGAGCTCGATGAGATTGAGCGCCATCATGGCCATCGACAAGAAGATACCCAGAAAAACGGATCCCCAAAGATCGATGATGCGCGTGTTGATCCATTTAATTCCAGTGGCGTAACATATGTTGCGAATCGCCACGCCGACGAGCATGGCTCCGATGTAAACCGGAAATGTGAGATTGAGTTGGGTCATGCCAAAACTCACCCACGCCCCAAGCTTGATGCAAAGCGCGATGATCAGTAAGTGTGCGATGGTGGGACGCACCTCCCTGCCGAGTGCTTTGATGTCGCCGATCAGTCCGGAGGGCGCGACTTCCACAACCCCGCCATCCGGCGGGTGAGTATTGGTGGGCTCAGTACTGCGGAGTTCATGCACCCTCATCAAGCGCCCACCTACTGGTCCTCCCAGTAGACCGGCCGCCACCAGTCCAAATGTGGCCGACGCAATGCCCACGACAGCTGCGGAGGGGTAACCCGCCGCGACAATAACATCCGAAAACCCTATGGCGGTGCCATGTCCCCCGGTTAAACTGATACTTCCGCACAGTAGCCCGAGCAGCGGGGATTCCCCAAGCAGGGTCGCGACAGTCATACCGAGAGCGTTCTGCAAAATTGCGAGCAGCCCGGATATCGCACAAAAAAGAGGCAACTGCCAGCTGGCGCGTTTGACCAGTCCCCAACTTGCATTGAGGCCGATGCATACGAAGAACGCGACCAGGAATGGCCGGATGACATCAACCATGGGTCTTTGGGCCGCTTCGATCTCAGTGAGCACAAGCCAGTTCCACCAAGTTTCATCGACTCTTTGCTCAAGGGTAACGGCCACGCCTGCGAGATTGGCGAACAAAATCAGTACACACACTGAAAGGCCGCCCGCGACGGGCGCGGGGATGTTAAATCGCGACAAAACACCGATATGGCGCACAAGTGCCTCGCCGAGGAGGAGCACAGGAACGGCAAGAAGAAGCAAAATCCATGGGGAAATTGTCATTGCCGCGCCCACTATAGGGGGCAATGGTGGGCAGGTAAAGCGCTCGTATGTCCGGCGGTGAAGACAGTCGGGGCGACTGGATTCGAACCAGCGACCCCTAGACCCCCAGTCTAGTGCGCTAACCAAGCTGCGCTACGCCCCGAATCCTACCTTCTAAAGAAGGCGGGAACGCATCATACCGCAATCACTCTAGCGAGACAACACACCGTGCGCCTATTTCCGCACCGCCGCGCTGTTCTCCCTGGTATTTTCGTGCCGAGGGCATAGCGCCGGTCCTTGGCTGGCTCTAGTCCGTGCTTCGCACACTTACTTTGATGAGCATTCTCCTAATGTGTCCACGCTCGTGCCCGCGGCTTGCGCGGAGCAAGGATTGAGATAGCTTTCACCATCGCAGCCGCAAACAGAATTGCGCTCTAATGTACACGCCTCTGGACGTGGCGCGCAGGTGCCTGGCATCGCGCAGCCCCCTGGGCTTCGGTTGCAAAACTCGTTCTCTTTGCAGACGGTGCCGGTTGGTTCGCACGCACGTAAACTTTCTGGGGGCGTGGATTCATTATCCGCGCAAAAGCGCGAGACAAGAAAAAATCAGTATCGATCAATGGAAGCGTATTTTCACGACTTGTTGCGCTAAGCCTGACGGCTCGGGTTGGATGCTTGTGCACTCACCACGGCATCGGGAGATTGCACATTCCACCCATAGCCTATCTGCTGCTCAATCAGCTTCTCAGTACCCGGCCCCACAAGGCCATCTACCGAATAATTGAACAAGGCCTGTAACTTACGAACTGCACCATCCGTACGTTTGCCAAAATCTCCGTCTACCTCCACCTCAAAGCCAAGCTTAACCAACTTGTCTTGAAGCTCGCGAACTTGCTGACCCTTTGATCCTTGTTTTAACATGGCACCTCCTGTGAATTTCACTATTACATCACAGCACTTTATGCAATGGGCTGCATTCCAAAGACACGCTGGGATGCCCTTATTCCCGCTGTTACAATAAGCCTGGTGGTTTTTAGCGCGTGCGCTATCCTCGTCGAACATAAGCCGAACCCATCGACTCTATGAGCCACGCAAATTTTCCACAGCCCACAGCCATCCTCAAAAACCCTGCATACGATGCCGATCTTGTTTACCCCGAAGCACTGCAATCGGTCCTCAACCTCGAGCGTGCTCGCCAGAGTCTAACGGAAATCCAAAGCTGGCCTGGGTATCAGGTCACTCCGCTGCAGAGCTTAGCCGGGATCGCGCATGCCCTAGGCGTTGCCGACGTCTATTACAAGGACGAAGGCGGGCGCTTCGGCATAGGTAGTTTCAAAGCTTTGGGGGGAGCCTACGCAGTCTTGCGCACGCTCAAAAAACATATCAAAGAAACGACCGGCACATCGCCCAGCACCGAGGACATCCTAGCTGGTGTGTATCGAAACCTGGCTGCGCAGCTTACTGTCACCACAGCAACCGACGGCAACCACGGTCGTTCAGTGGCGTGGGGCGCGCGACTATTTGGCTGCGCGTGTACCGTATTCATTCACCGCACCGTCAGTGAAGGCCGCAAGCACGCCATTGAGCATTATGGCGCTCACGTGGTGCGCACCGACGGCAATTACGACGACGCTGTGAGGCAAGCCGATGAGAGTGCACGGCTCAACGGCTGGGCGTTGATTTCTGACACCTCGTACGAGGGCTATGATGATATCCCCAAGGACGTCATGCAGGGCTATACGGTGATGGTCCAGGAAGTGATCGACCAGCTCCCCGATTCTCATTGGCCGAGCCATGTCTTTGTACAAGGCGGGGTGGGTGCGTTGGCGGCGGCGGTATGCGCCCATATTTGGGAGAGCAGGCCACTTCAGCGCCCTCGCTTCGTGGTGGTTGAGCCCGACCGGGCCGCCTGTTTGTACGAGAGCGCCAAACATGGAAAGCCCGTCGTGATTCACGGCGAGCTCGATACCATGATGGCGGGTCTGGCCTGTGGCGAGATTTCAAAGCTGGCGTGGATGATTCTCGAAAAAGGCGCGCGCGACTTTGTCACCCTTCCCGACGAAGCAGCCATCGAGGCCATGCGCTGCTTAGCGCGGGGCGCGTTTGGAGATGCACCGATCGTGGCTGGCGAGTCGGCAGTGGCAGGCCTTGCGGTATTGCTGGCGGCGATCTCACAGCCCCCTTTGAGGCACACGCTTGGTCTCACAGCGGATAGCCGGGTGCTTCTTTTCGGGACCGAAGGCGCAACCGATCCTGCACTGTACGAACGGATCGTCTCTGTACAAAGCTCGAGGCTCGAAGGAGACTCGCATCCGTGCCCGGCATGAGAAAGGCCTCCACATCTCTTGCTGCGGCCTCGGTAGTTTACGGCGCCAGTTGTCTTCAGCAACGTATTGGCTCACTCGTTGATTTCTAACCTATCATATGTCAGGTAATCTGGGGGGAAGACGCTGTCTCCAAAGCTTTGCAATTGGTCCTACGACTCGGCGTCAAGGTTTTACCGCTTTCCGAGACGGCTCTGCTGCGCTCCGCTGACTGGGCCCACAAAGGTCTGAGCGGTTATGATGCAACATGCATTGCGCTTGCGGAGTCGCTGAATGCAAAATGGCTGACTGCCGATGTCGTGGCGGTCCGAAAAGCAGGTCGCAAAGTATCCCAGGGTCTAACTGACGGCTGTGACATCTGTAATCGGCCCTGCACGCCAACTTAAGATTGCCAAGAACCGTAACCCGCCGAGCTTTGGCATCGGCAGCGTATGCGGGCACCGATCTCCGACTAGGGCACCTAGACGGCATTCAGCTTCGCGGCATGCTACGGGTCGATATTTTATTGGCCGTTACGCTCACGGTGCTTGCACCCAGGCCAGCAGCAGGGCCGACGCTGGCCTTCCTCCAGTTCCTCTTGGGTCCTACGGATACGGCGCTCTCTAGTCATGGTTTGCTTTGCGTCCTCGACCCAGCAGATGAACTCATTGCGCGCCAGCGGCGTAATGTCTCTCCAGGCCGCCAGTGCGGTGGAGCTCGACAATAGCGCCTTACGCAGATCGAGGGGCAGCTTATGCACCACCCCGCCTGGTACTCGATTGCTCGTCACAGAGATTGGAGTTTGAAACGAAGTGCCTTTGGCGGTCAAGCCTCCCGACACCGCCTAGAACGGCGGCGGCCCGATTTCGATGAGGCGCGCCGCCAGGCGGCGAGCAGGGTGTTTTTCGAAAAAATACGTACTCTTTTGTATTCCACACCACCAGCATGGCGAGTACGCGTGGGTGATGTGAAACGTTGACCCTCCTTACGAACCTCTACAAGTACCGCGTGGGCACGTATCGGATAATTTATCAGTGCTAACGAAACCAGCTCCTGGTGACCTGGATATCGGGTGGTTTCTCGCAGGCGCTCGCGGCATGTGTCAGCAAGAGATTTCGATTGCGCGGGAGGGCAGCTGTGCTACAGCGCATGCTCGAATGGGATCTCGAATCGTTTTTGCTCTCGCGTGTATGATACTGACTCAGGCGGCGTGCCAGCCCCAGGGCCAAAAGTCGGCTGCCGCCCCTGCGCTTGGCCGAGCGGGCGCAGCTCAGACCGAGAGCTACATCGACCATCTTCAGCTTGAGATCGTGCCGCTCGAGCGGGTGATACCGCACGAGTACATCGATCCGGTCAGAGTGGACGATCTTGCAAAGTTCACTCAGTCCCATCAGCTTGTCGCCAATCCCATCATCGCTGCGCGCTCGGGGGACAACTACGTCGTCATGGATGGCGCAACACGCACCGCCGCATTGAAAAGCATTCATGCCTCGTACGGCATCGTCCAAGTTGTCAGAGAAGATACCGGCTTTTCCCTTGGTACCTGGTATCACGCCATTCCATCATTCCCTGAGGACACGCTGGTGCGGCTCCTTGACGGGCTACCTTTGCTCAGAATCGAAGAGCTGCTGCTCTTGCCACCCAAAGATGAGCGATTTATTGGCACAGACATCGCGTATGTGGAGATGGCGAACGGCCGAGTGCTGGTCGTTCATCCCCGTCCGGGCGTCGAGGCGCTGGATGCCCTCAATCAGTTTACCGGCGCCTATACGGAGGCGGTCGGTGCGGGAGGTACATCGAAGGTACAAAGGACCCGCGCTGAGACACTGGAGGAAGCGCAGCAGCAGTTTGGGGCGGTGATGAAGGTGAGCGCACTGGTCATCTACCCGTCTTTGACACTGAACGATGTGACAGCTGTGGTCGACTCGGGGTCTTTCGTGCCGGCGGGGATCACGCGTTCCATTGTCAATGGCCGCTTGCTGAACTTGTCTGTGCCGCTTGAGTGGCTTAGCGGCGGAGATATTGCCACTCGCAACCAAGAGCTTCTAGCCTTGGTTGCTAACAAAAAGGCCCGAGGCGAATACTTTGAGCTGCCTGCGGGAACGACTGTGTGCGAGGAGAATGGTCCAAGACCTTATGCTGAAGCGCTTATAGTCTTACAGCCATTCAACCTACGGTATTTCCCAACGGGGACGGGGGATTGTGAGCCGGACGGCATCTATGACTAGCTGCCAAGCGTGTCCGAGCGCCGTGACGCGTCGCCTGCTTCACGGCTGCGCGCTCTTAATCGGTGCCGTGACGATGAGCTGCGCTCTTGCTGCGCGAGACACCCTTCCTGCGCAAAAGGGGGCGCAAACCGCAGCGGTGACGGTGCGCGTCGCGCGCGCCACTGTATTTTATACGCTTGAGCCAGTTTCTTCACGGCTGATTCAGGTTGATCCTGATGACATCAAGCTGTTGGCTTATTATCAAGATGGCGAGGGCTATCGATTTAACCTGATGGGTCACGATGAACACGCGCGCTGGGCAAGGATAAAAAAGGGTAGCGATGAATATTTCGTGAGAGCGCGCGACGTCCTCGATACACTGGCGGATTTGCAAGGCGGGCCGTTCGCGGGATTTCAGGCGCTAGAGAACACCTATGCGTGTCCGATAGTCTCAGTCGGCCAAGGCGGTCGGCTTGAGCCAACAGGCGAGTCATTGGACTCAGGCACGAGAGTTTCTGTGCGCCTCGATGCCGCTTCGTCTTTTGCCCAAAAGGGTGCGTTTAGCTGGGTTTCTCGCCACTGCGCTAGCTACGTTCGTCCTTTAGACGTAGCCTTCAGTACGCCAAATGACGCAGCTCACGCCGGCAATTTGTCAGATGTCGTGCCGAGCCTTCCCAACTTTGGGGCATTTCGACAAATGGCCATGGACCATTGGGCGCAGAACCATAATACGTGGTCCGCGGAAAACCAGCGCTGTTACTGTGCGGCGCACATGGTGGGATGTGCTGATCCTAACGGAAGCAGCGGCGACCTCTCCGTTTCAGATGCCGTTCCCGTTTCCGCGGGGATCGTAGAGGGATGTACCGTTGATGCCTGCAATCAGGCATGCCAAACCGCCAAACGCCAGCTGTGGGACAACTATAACCAAAGTTATGCCGAGCACACGTTGCCGGACGTGGGTTGCGATCCGCAACATGGTGTGGAATTTCAAGTGCTTCCGATGGGGAGCGTGTCGGAGTCAGAAAGAGGAGATTTGGCTTCCGGCACCATCTTAGGCAAAAACCAGCCTTGGACAGACAACGGCTCACTTTGGGCGAAATAAGGGGGTCTAGGATTCGGGCGCGAGCGCGGTGCTGGTCTTACAGCGGTGCGTAGTGCTCTCTCGTAAGCGTCGCTGACGCGCCTCAAGCAACTCCAACGTGGGTGCCGCAGGCGGGGCAAGCCGGCCGGGTTTGCCCTCGCCGCGAGGCACATAGAAGAAACTTGGATCATCGACGATGTCATACAGTTCTTCACCGCGAGCCAAGTAAACGCAGTTGCGACGCATCAACTCGGCATAGATCATGCGAAACCCATCCACGCTCCAGGCGTGCGTATCGTGTAGCAAAATGATGCCACCGCTGTGACCGTCCTCGCGTTCACGGCGATCGAACACCTTCTTCCATGTGGCAAAGACTTCTTCCGCGGTGTCAACTTGTACATCGCCTGCCCCAAGATTCCACAGCACGGTCGTATAGCCGTGCTCGGCGAGCATGTCGTCAATGCGTTGTGAACGGGCGCCTCCTGGGGGCCTAAAAAGCCACGGACGGTCGCCAAAGGTGGCTTCAAACACCTGCTGGGCTCCCACTATCTGCTCAAAGGCATCAGCACTGTTTAGCAATGGCAATTGCTCATGATCCAACCCATGGCTGCCGATGATGTGGCCCCGTCGCATGATATCGATAGCCACCTCCGCCTGAGCTCGCTGCGCCGGCGTATCACCGCGGATGCGCCACGCGGAGAGAAAGAACACAGCTTTGATACCCGCTTCGTCGAGCGCGTCCAGCAAGCGCGGCGTGGAGGGCTTGGCTGGGCCGTCATCAAAGGTAAAAAGAATCAAGCGATTGAGGGTGGCTCCCGAAATCACCATGCCGTTGGAGAAGCGCTTGCCCAAGGCCTGTGAAAGACTGATGGGCTCAAGCGGCATTGCCGGGTGCCCGAGTCCGCTTGGAGCAGGCTTTTCGCCCATCGCAGATAGGGAGCCAGAAAGAGGGCGCCGCGTCCCAAAAAGCGCACCCACACCTTCTGCCTTCAGACTCAGATGGGCCAAGGCGATGCCGCAGGCCAGGGCACCGGCGGCCGCAAACAGTCGTTTGGCCAAAACCGCTTCTCTCATACCCCTTGGAGGGTATCTGCCGCAGTTCCGAGGGTCTAATAAAGCGAAGCGGCCCCCCCCCATAGATTCCCGTCAAATCCTCTCCGTCAGTCTGGAGCCGGAGGACGCATTGCGTTATATCCGCGGCGTGCTCAGCGTTCACAATCTCAGCAAGCAGTACGGGACGCACAACGCGGTGGTCAATGTGAACTTCCAGGTGGCCACGGGCGAAATTGTCGGCTTTCTAGGCCCCAACGGCGCCGGCAAAACCACAACGCTGCGCATGTTGACCGGCTATCTTGCGCCAAGCGGCGGGTCGATTGAAATCGACGGGCTCGATGTACTCAAAGATACACTTCGGGCCAAACGACGCATCGGCTATATGCCAGAGGGTGTTCCGGCTTATCGGGACATGCGGGTCGTTGAGTATTTGCGCTACCGTGCGGCTCTAAAAGGCGTGCGCCGAAAAGCCTGCGCATCCCACGTCGAGGACGCGATGCGCCTTTCAGAAATAAGCGAGGTCGGCCATCGCATTATTGGTCAACTCTCAAGAGGGTTTCGCCAACGTTTGGGCTTGGCGGATGCGCTGGTTGCCGATCCGCCATTCTTGGTCCTAGACGAACCCACTGCGGGTCTCGACCCCAACCAGATCCGCCACGTTCGTGCATTGGTGCGGCGACTGGCTGGCCGCAAGACCATCCTCATCTCTACCCACATTCTGCCCGAGGTAGAGGCCATGTGTGAACGAGTGTTGATCCTACACAAGGGGAAGTTGGTAGCGGAAGGACGCCCGGGTGCGCTCATTGGCGCGCAGAACACCGAACAGTTGCTGTTGATCGAGGCGCGAGGCAAACGTGCGGAGCTCGAGCCGCTCCTTTGGGGGATTGAAGGGGTTCGGCGTGTGCTGGATATCAACGAGCTCGCTTATAACGGCATCGTTCGTGCGCGCGTCGAAACCGATCCAAGTCCTCAGGTGGCTGAGCGCGTGTTTCAGGCTGCCGCCGATGCTGGCCTTGTGCTGAGGGAGTTGCGCAACGAATCGGCATCGCTGGAAGATGTCTTTGCAGAACTCACCACTGCGGATTCCACCGAAGAAGAACTGCCCGTCAAACTCGCCTCACGGGCTCAAGAGTTGGGCACACGCCCGACCGATCCTAGTGAGATCATCCAAGCACCCAGCGAGCCCTCCGAGGATGAATCATGAGAGCAGCCTGGCTCGTCGCCGGCCGGGAGCTCCGGGCGTTTTTTCTTTCGCCCGTGGCGTACACAGTCCTCACCGTGTGGCTGCTGTGGTGCGGTATGCATTTTTACGTACTTGCGGTCCACTTCTCCCAGTACGCTTTTGAGAGCCCGAGCATGCATCCGCTCAGCGCTTTCTTCGGCGGCACCACGCTCTTTTTTATGCCGCTGTTGGTGTTTGTTCCAGTGATGACCATGCGCCTGCTCGCAGAGGAGCGGCAAAGCGGTACCCTCGAAAGCCTGTTGACCGCTCCTTTGAGCGAGTGGGCGATCATACTGGGTAAGTACATTGCAGCACTCACGATGTGGGGGGTGATGTGGGTGCCCACGTTGCTGTACGTCTGGCTAGCTTCCGCGCACGGGTATGTGGATCCGGGCGAGGTGGCCGCAAGTTACGTGGGCGTTTTGGGTATCGGCATCTACTACATGGCGATCGGACTCATGATGAGCGCCGGTGCAAAGACGCAGATCGGCGCCGCGCTCTTGACCTTCATGGCATTGGGATTGCTGTTTGTCATCGGCATGGGAGAGTTCTTGTTTGACGATGAGTTGCGCCGAGAATTGTGCGCCTATATCAGCGTTTGGGGGCAGATGGACACCTTTTCCAAAGGCATCATCGACACCCGATATTTGGTGCTAAACTTTTCCCTCGCGGTTGTTTCTTTGGTGCTCGCCACCCATCGCCTCAGTCTCCGGAAGTGGTCGACATGACTGAGCCGGCAAGAGGACTTTCCGCCCCATGGTCAGCGAGCCGCTTTCGTCGCATTCATCATCTAAGCGCGCTCATCGTCGTCACGCTCGTGCTCGTGGTGTTTGGCTTGGTGAACTATCTGGCATTTCGACACTACAAACGGTGGGACTGGACCAGAGATCACCTCTATACACTCTCATCTCGCACGCATGCGGTGCTGCGCGGGCTTCACGAGCCGGTCAGCGTGTATGTGTTCCTTTCTGAGAGCGAGCCCACATTCAAGGAGATAAAGGCGCTACTCGATCGCTATCGGTACGCATCCAAATATGTGGCCGTGCATCTCGTTGACCCGGATAGGCGTCCGGCAGAGTTTGACATGCTTGCAAAACGCTTTGGCGTGATGGCCGGGCAGGTGCTGAGCACGGGCGAGCTCCGCGCGGATGCCGCGGCTGTCGTCGCCACCCCGGAACAGCGCTGGATCATCAAGCGAGACGATCTCGTGGGATACGCGGACGGAGAAAATGGGGATAATGCTGGCGATCAAATCGAAGTCGGGGCCGAACGTGCTCTCAGCGGGGCCATCATGCAGGTTACCGAGGGACATCCAACACGGGTGTGTCTCTCAGAGGGACACGGCGAGTGGGCGTTGGAGCCTCGGGAACAACGAAGCGTCTATCCCTTCAAGCAAGAATTGGAACGCGACAATATTGAGATGGTAGCGGTAACGATTCGCGGAAAAAGCGCGATATCCGCGGACTGTCAGGCACTTTTTGTCATAGGTCCCAATCGCACTTTTCAACCACAGGAGGCCGAAGCGGTCTCGGAATATCTCAGACAGGGCGGCAACGCGCTCTTTGCTCTAGACCCCATGATTGTGCGCGAGGAGCTTGTCCCGACAGGCTTGGAAACAGTGGCTGAACGTTTTGGCATACAAATCGAGAACAGCGTACTCGTCGAGAGGGATCCAAACCAATTGCCGCAATCGAGTGCCCTCGAACGGTTTTATGTCTCGGACTTCGGTGCTCATCCCACCACGCGAGCACTGACGACCGCTGAGATCCCTGCGGTGCTCCATCAGGCGCGCGTGGTCGAACCCATTCATGGAAGCGGCGCTCAGATGCTCTTACAGACGAGCGCGCAGGCTGTGGCGTTTTCCCGTGTTCGTGATCTGCAGGCGTCTCTCAAAAATGACACAGGATTGCCGGCAGACGTGCGCCACGGGCCGCTGTCCATCGCGGTCGCGGGCACAGAAAGCGCTGCCAAATCGGCTTCAGACAAGCTGCGCAACAAGTCTGTTGCCGGTCGTCTTGTCGTGGTTGGCGACAGTGATTGGCTGGCCATGACGTATCTCGAGGCGCCGGAGCTCGCAAACCTTTATCTCGCAAGTGCATGGACCGGCTGGCTGACGGAACGCGCAGCATTGATCTCCATTCCTCCTAAGCGCATCCGCCGAGGGGGCGTGAACTGGAGCGTCGAAGACCTCAACGATCTTTGGTGGCGCCTTGTGGTGTTGGTGCCGTTTGGCATGCTCCTTTTGGGCGCGGTGGTATGGTGGAGGCGAAAAGCATGAATTGGCGATGGATTGCGCCTCTCGGACTCCTGGCCATTGGACTTGGCGCTTACATCTTTCTCGTCGAGCATCGTACACTCTCGCGCACTGTGCTTGATGAGCGTAAGGGGGCGCTCTTGCCTGCCTTTGTCGTGGACAAGGTGAGCCGCATAGAAATCGCCCGTCACGGACAGCGGATTGCCTTTGTGAGAAAATTTTCCCCGAG is a window of Myxococcales bacterium DNA encoding:
- a CDS encoding alpha,alpha-trehalase; its protein translation is MNFCQFRSAHAAGLVALVLVLSCANGVAPSSTVQASHPQTSAAAPSSRPTRRLERVLHYIDSAWGALSRDLNDLPKAARDPKFHHQTRWPIYIPRKDDVAHLKPKLELLLKRHHASDVYIDILPEKYSDITTQGLLYLPYPYVVPGGRFNEMYGWDSYFTLTGLLKSGTPSQVALAKAMTDNALYQVQYYGKVLNANRTYFLERSQPPFLSRMVLEVFERVPDEGWLKRALPLLERYYALWMAPPKYTPSTGLSRYYAGGSGPAPEVLADEVDEHGLSHYDRVKAAFRAGDGKEYRAGRFYREKDDELTMEFFTADRSMRESGFDPSERFGPFNLGVIDHNPVCLNTLLYVMEQDIAWVYAHFGDTRTARTWTRRSEKRKAAIQRTMWDEKAGLFLDYNFVTRKRRDYPFVVTYWPMWAGIATASQAKRLVDNLSVFGAPGGLMTSAKRTGNQWDAPFGWGNLEQMAVLGLRRYGYDKDANQVARAFVDVVVKEFGEHGTIFEKYDLVARESAVARGIRFGYSKNQIGFGWTNAAVLILLDPAVGRPPLGPKVSLSIPAWEEKHGPSH
- a CDS encoding diaminopropionate ammonia-lyase, which encodes MSHANFPQPTAILKNPAYDADLVYPEALQSVLNLERARQSLTEIQSWPGYQVTPLQSLAGIAHALGVADVYYKDEGGRFGIGSFKALGGAYAVLRTLKKHIKETTGTSPSTEDILAGVYRNLAAQLTVTTATDGNHGRSVAWGARLFGCACTVFIHRTVSEGRKHAIEHYGAHVVRTDGNYDDAVRQADESARLNGWALISDTSYEGYDDIPKDVMQGYTVMVQEVIDQLPDSHWPSHVFVQGGVGALAAAVCAHIWESRPLQRPRFVVVEPDRAACLYESAKHGKPVVIHGELDTMMAGLACGEISKLAWMILEKGARDFVTLPDEAAIEAMRCLARGAFGDAPIVAGESAVAGLAVLLAAISQPPLRHTLGLTADSRVLLFGTEGATDPALYERIVSVQSSRLEGDSHPCPA
- the gltS gene encoding sodium/glutamate symporter translates to MTISPWILLLLAVPVLLLGEALVRHIGVLSRFNIPAPVAGGLSVCVLILFANLAGVAVTLEQRVDETWWNWLVLTEIEAAQRPMVDVIRPFLVAFFVCIGLNASWGLVKRASWQLPLFCAISGLLAILQNALGMTVATLLGESPLLGLLCGSISLTGGHGTAIGFSDVIVAAGYPSAAVVGIASATFGLVAAGLLGGPVGGRLMRVHELRSTEPTNTHPPDGGVVEVAPSGLIGDIKALGREVRPTIAHLLIIALCIKLGAWVSFGMTQLNLTFPVYIGAMLVGVAIRNICYATGIKWINTRIIDLWGSVFLGIFLSMAMMALNLIELANTAGSMIVILALQVIMMAAFAYFVTYRVMGQDYDAAVMSAGHCGFGLGATPAAVANMKTLVEKYGAAPRAFLIIPLVGAFLIDFINSLIITGYLNFFG
- a CDS encoding YdeI/OmpD-associated family protein; translated protein: MTSNRVPGGVVHKLPLDLRKALLSSSTALAAWRDITPLARNEFICWVEDAKQTMTRERRIRRTQEELEEGQRRPCCWPGCKHRERNGQ
- a CDS encoding peptidoglycan-binding protein, producing the protein MLKQGSKGQQVRELQDKLVKLGFEVEVDGDFGKRTDGAVRKLQALFNYSVDGLVGPGTEKLIEQQIGYGWNVQSPDAVVSAQASNPSRQA
- a CDS encoding PIN domain-containing protein, which produces MQLVLRLGVKVLPLSETALLRSADWAHKGLSGYDATCIALAESLNAKWLTADVVAVRKAGRKVSQGLTDGCDICNRPCTPT
- a CDS encoding polysaccharide deacetylase family protein; amino-acid sequence: MREAVLAKRLFAAAGALACGIALAHLSLKAEGVGALFGTRRPLSGSLSAMGEKPAPSGLGHPAMPLEPISLSQALGKRFSNGMVISGATLNRLILFTFDDGPAKPSTPRLLDALDEAGIKAVFFLSAWRIRGDTPAQRAQAEVAIDIMRRGHIIGSHGLDHEQLPLLNSADAFEQIVGAQQVFEATFGDRPWLFRPPGGARSQRIDDMLAEHGYTTVLWNLGAGDVQVDTAEEVFATWKKVFDRREREDGHSGGIILLHDTHAWSVDGFRMIYAELMRRNCVYLARGEELYDIVDDPSFFYVPRGEGKPGRLAPPAAPTLELLEARQRRLRESTTHRCKTSTALAPES